The window aaaacaaaaccaccacataaggtactgcaatgaactcattctttatttattttggtgttaaaactacattattccaacttccttatggtttataaactaatttactagccatagatgcattgaaataagcaaataacacacaaaaaacagaatctgtcaaaaacagaacagtctgtagcaatctgtaactaacgcaaacttctggaactccaaaaatcctaccaaaataggacgtactgtacaatttgtctattgatcagcagcaaaaagaatcaatgcaaaatcacgtttctgtgatttattgaattttttctcgtgagcgcaaagtttctgtttttcagcagaatcaaatcaactatcatcgtaggttatcctataggttctacttggcacaaacactaactaaaagataaaaacacatctaaacagagagtagatgcaagatttattcctaaacaggataaaaaacaaaacacataaagaaaaattgggttgcctcccaactagcgctatcgtttaacgcccctagctaggcataaaagcgaagatagatttagctagtgccataataataagatagatcttgaaggctcatctcatattctctatgttcggcggcaaattttctttgaggcaagcaaaagtaatcaaaagggctaaatttagtgggacaaatgtccccaagatcaatcacaggaggaacgggttcttcctttggcccttcatagtgcacaactatttcatcactaaaagaattcttttggcaaaatcttgtgatcctatactcaagagagtatcctagctcattgtttcgaagagcaaaatcattattaagttcgttaaTGCAATTAACCaatacattggtaggaaccttttttctaaggttttcattaaaagcaacgtaGTCCGAATATTGAAAacgcctaaattcctcttgatcatagaggattgcctctatgggaggacgatcggcgtccaccctatagtgcgcaaatatttctttggcctctcttatgataaatctaaactcgtgagccaaaaagatagtaacagcgcgcttaatagaagaatgctcaatattagagaattctaggaaaatccttggtatgcaaggatgcatatgcataaattgtctttcaagttcaactacaagcatagcgatagcatccgcaagactactagttctacgaagaatagaacaacccatggaaggtaaagcaccggcacaaataaagaaatcttgaataacgcctttgccaatgatgttaccacttCCGAttagaaactttttagtatgcaagatagggggttcatcggccggagccttgggattttccatgttatcattattgtccatatcgacgataatcttcccaatttcagacataacggccaACAAAAAGCAAGGCGGAAGAAAGCGAGCGAAAAAgagaagaggagattgggaaagaaagggcaaataaaacggtaagggtgaagtgggggagaggaaaacgagaggcaaataatgtaaatgcgagggagatgggtttgtgatgggtacttggtatgtcttgacatgagcaaagacctcccccgcaatggtgccagaaatccttcttgctacgtcttgagctagcgttggttttccccgaagaggagagggtgatgcagcaagtgtagcgtaagtatttccctcagttttgagaacgaaggtatcaatccagtaggaggctcctcaaaagtccgacgcacctacacaaacaaactgagaactcataaccaacgcaataaaggggttgtcaatcccttcacggccacttacgaaactGAGATCTGaaagagagataataatatatttttggtattttgtaatatagatgcaaaaagtaaagatgcaaataaagatagattgagagcaaatatgataagagatagatccggggaccataggtttcactagaggcttctctcgagatagcataagtattacggtgggtgaacaaattactgtcaaccaattcatagaaaagcgcatagttataagattatctaggcatgatcatgtatataggcatcacgtccataacaagtagactgactcctgcctgcatctactactattactccacatatcgaccgactcctgcctacatctagagtattaagttcataagaacagagtaacgccttaagcaagatgacatgatgtagagggataaacacatgcaatatgatataaaccccatcttgttatcctcgatggcaacaatacaatacgtgtcttgcaaccatttctgtcactgggtaagaacaccgcaagattgaacccaaagctaagcacttctcccatggcaagaaagatcaatctagtaggccaaaccaaactgataattcaaagagacttgcaaagataactcaatcatacataaaagaattcagagaagattcaaatattattcatagataaacttgatcataaacccacaattcatcggatctcgacaaacacaccgtaaaaagagattacatcgaatagatctccacaagagagggggagaacattgtattgagatccaaaaagagataagaagccatctagctaataactatggacccgtaggtctgtggtaaactactcacaactcatcggaggggctatgatgttgatgtagaagccctccgtggttgattccccctccggcagagtgccggcgaaggctccaagatgggatctcacggatacagaaggttacgacggtggaaattgtgtttcgtggtgctcctggatgttttcggggtacgtaggtatatatagtaggaagaagtacgtcggtggacgcccgaggggcccacgagatagggggcgcgccctacagggggggcgccctcctatctcgtggaggctccggttgtttcttgacttgcactccaagctctccggatcttgttcgttccaaaaatcacattcccgaaggtttcattccgtttggactctgtttgatattccttttcttcgaatactgaaataggcaaaaaaaaccagcaatatgggctgggcctccggttagtaggttagtccgaaaaatgatataaatatgtaaaataaagccaataaacatccaaaataagtaatataatagcatggaacaatcaaaaatatagatacgtcggagacgtatcaattatcaTCTCCTCCAACCCCTTCCTTCCATCGGTCCAACCCACACCATACGCGGGAGTGGGACTTTTAACCACCCTTTCCTCTCCATCACCATCATCTTCCTCGCCATCATCCAACTCCCTAGAGGAATTGTTCCACGGTTTCCCCTATTTGAACACGGCACAGAGACGCAAACACTCATACATATGCACATACGCTCACCCCCATCAACACAAGCATGCACACCCTACTCTTATGAGCACCCGAGGGACTGAGCCAACACATCATCTTTAGATTGATGAAGTTGCCACAGACACCTTCgtagtcgacggaaacgtctcctcccattaAACGCACACCGTCGGaaggcctgaaataaattcagaaaaatgtgAGCACCAATGTAAAGTCTAGGAGTTGAACCccagtgggctggggataccattgtcctcctaaccatccaatcacatgTTGGTTCACGTTCCACGACTTCCCATGTTTTGGAAGAGCCTCAACATTCCTTGATTTCCACTTCTCGTTGCCTTCCAACACATTCCAACAATTTTGGAGGCCAAACACTTTTACCTTCTGACTTGGCCATTTGACGGCACCTCTCTTGGGCTATATTATCATATAACATACACATACTAAAATTGGTGAAATACTCAAAGTTATGCAAATGTGGCAATCGAGAAAAAACAAGAGTGCAGACATATTGGTCAATGATGACACCGCAAGGAGGAGCATGCTTCACCTGGTCCAAACAAAACACCCAACAGTTGCACATCACTTAAATTGTACGCCCATTGGTTTGAGCAAGATTTTAGTGTACGGTTCGATTTATACCCAAGGTATTGACCAAAATGCTCCTCGGTGTGTCCTGAATAGTTTTCACTCGTTTGACATTTCCTGGAGATCGCATCAAGAGTGATGTCTTCACATGCCCTCACAAAGCAATATCAACTTCTGTGGCATAGTTTGCGACCCGAATTTCTTTCTTCCTTGACAAACCATAGGGTTGGAATTGATCAAATTCAATATCTTTGCCCTCGACATCTAATTCTTCGAAGTGCCACAACGTTGCGCCATCAAGATCGACATCATCAGTACAACAATATCACCCATCGTAGTACTAGGAATGATTCATTATTGACTACGGGTCCTCCAAAATGCACAAAATAATCACTAAACACCAACATTGCACAATTGCAAGCATTCTTCCATGGTCACATTGCATTCAACCCAACCAATTGGAAGACAAGACAAGGTGGATTACCTCATCGGCAAATCTTCGAGTGCGTCAGAATGGTTAGGCGCCTGAGTTTCTCCCTCCACCGGGACAAAAGGTGGAGAGGCGGAAGCGGGGCGCCCCATCTTCTACCTTTGTTTCTTCGTTGTGAGGAGTTACGACGCTAGCGGGTGCAGGCCATCGCCTAGAGTGGATATCGCCGGTGGCGACATAGGATCAATCATGTCTGCCCCCGAATCGTTGACGATAGGGTGGACGAGGTGCTGGCTAGGCGTTGGCGGCCTGCCATCCAGGCTGACAGAGTATCAAGAGTCGCAGCAGACAGGGAAGTTGTGAGATCCACCTCCAAACCAAGGGAATTTGATGCGGGGATTGAGGCGAAGACCATGTTGTCATTGGCGAGGACCCGAGCGACGTTACAACGAGGGATGGGAGTTAGTGGCAAGGACGGAAAGCGGATCATGAGGGGAAATGCCGCTCGCGCCAAACCGACTAGGGGCGGCTAGAGTTGGCACTATGGCAGTGACAAGTAGGAAAAGAGGAGATGGAGGGGAAATGTCACTCATGCCANNNNNNNNNNNNNNNNNNNNNNNNNNNNNNNNNNNNNNNNNNNNNNNNNNNNNNNNNNNNNNNNNNNNNNNNNNNNNNNNNNNNNNNNNNNNNNNNNNNNNNNNNNNNNNNNNNNNNNNNNNNNNNNNNNNNNNNNNNNNNNNNNNNNNNNNNNNNNNNNNNNNNNNNNNNNNNNNNNNNNNNNNNNNNNNNNNNNNNNNNNNNNNNNNNNNNNNNNATCAAATGGCGACTCTGATGGACCAACCTTTCTTGACTGAAATAGCCATACGGAGATCTCTGCTAAGTTGGTGTAAGTATTTAGGCAATTTTTGTAATGAATAGATCGAGGCTTTTGACCTCTATTTTGAGATAGGACTTTCAACACCCGGGTGCCACTACATACTCTATAAACAGCAAATTCAAACATTTTTTTTTAAATCTGAAACTTTGGGACATCAAACATGATCAAAGTTTCGATGTTCTTGCTAAGTTTCAACTACAAATAACATTCGAGGAGCCCTAACCTAAAAAAACAAAATCACTGTTCAAAGTTTATGTGCACTTTTGAGCAGTGATATTTTTTTTGTCAAGGATCCACGAATGTTACTTGTGGCCGAAATTTTGCAAGAACATCAAATCTTTGATCACTGAAAAATTATGTTTTTTTTACGAATTTACTGTTCATAAAGGTGTAAGGGCACCTTGGAGCTGTTACACCTTTCTCCTGTTttgaaaggaaaatagcagtaaTTGTCTTTCTGGCATCGTACTCGGCGTACGACAGGTATATGCTGCAGGGGATGTGGCTGCAGTTACAGGAAGCACGCCGACCGAGAGACCGACACCGTAGCTCGTCGTGCTCGTTCAATCGCCGCAACTTCCACTACCTGGTGGGCGAGCCGATCGATGCGCGTGCAATTTGAGCACTGGGCCGTCACGCCATGGACGAACCTCGTCTTTGCCGGCCACGTGCACGCGTAGGAGCGCAGCCAGCCACCGGTGCTACAGCACGGGGCTCGCCGACAGCATGACGAAGCCGCAGCCGAGCTACTCGGCGTCCCCGATTTGCTTCGAGTCTTGAAATAGGCCAAAATGTTTCGAAAGTTCTGCTTCGAGTCAGCCATCCTCGGGGAACAGACCACCACTTGAAGTTGAATCCTGTCCTGACCTGGCCAACATTCTGAATTTTCTGCAAAGTTGCATACACCGCCTGAAGAGAGCTTACAACGGCCCTCTGCTTTTCTGATGGCTTCCCCTGATTTGCATAGAGAGCCCGAATGGTCATGTACGTATATCGATAGTTAATTCAGTGACTCGTGGAAGGCGCTAGCTACTACTACTAGCATCCAGTAATCAGTACTCTGATCGTTACTCGTCACTCGACAGCTCGATCGACATTCTATCCCATCCTCGTTAGTGAAGAGCTGTGCAGGAGATCCTTCCTTGTAAGTTGGAACGAGGCAAGTGCAGAGACATCAGTGTGCAGTAATCAGTAGGCAGGTGACAGCTTGTTAGCTTTAAAAGAAGCGGAAGATACAAAACAGAAACTAGGATTGGAAAATAATCAGAGTCAAATCACATTCAGGCTTTTCAAATACCAGTTTCTAAGGTTGTCCGTGCAAATCACTATAGCTAGCCGTAACAAACTAACCGTTTTGTCAGCCATTTCTCAAACCAAATAATCCCTCAATAATCACGTGGTTTTCTGGATATACAGCAACATGTAGAAAGCAAAAATGAATGGTTGAGGATTCATATCCTCTCACAGAGCAACCGAGATATTTATGTAACAACACTCGAGAAATTAAACACCAGAGAAATGAATGATAAAGAGTACAACATATACCAGAGGAAATGATGAAAGTTACAGTAGAGGTCGTCAAGAGACAGACTGCTGAGTGCACGTGGTCGTCAAGGAAGGAGTGTTTGGGTGCACTTGCATGGcgttacttttttttctttttttttttgaacagGAGATGAGCCCCGAAGGACCCAGACACATTCCATTCATGTTTGCATTTCAGTACAAATCGAGCCACCACATGAGCTTATTAAACGAGCAAAGACCAGATCCGTCCCAAACCACGACCGTCCTCCATGGACAATCAGCTTGGGGTGCAGCCGGCGGCCACCGGACGCTGCTCACAGGCGCCGGTGGATGGCTCAAAAACGGCAGTACGCCAAACGCCACAGGGGCAAGACACATCCTGCACCTAGATCTACTTCTGCTATATACAGATGAAGGGATCCAACCACCTATTCCATCTACTCACCGGGCGTACCCATTGGAGTGAAAGAAGGAAAGGGGCGGAGACGGAGGAGCGAAGACGAAAAGATGGGGTAAACGCAGACCGGACTTCGAGCTCCACTTGTTCAAGAGGCTTACCGAGTAGAGTTACACTGATTTGCTGGAGGCCTAAGAGGTGCTCCATGCCGGCTGGTGCAGCTCCACCCCACTGCGGCACTCTGAGTTCCAGACTGAGCTCTCGTAGCTTGGACATAGCTCCTGCCTCGAAACCCAGATATGTTGTAACATCTTCTTCAGAGAGGAATGTAAGGCGCTCCAGAACAGGGAATAATCCCTTGCTGACGATTACAGCCTCTTCTTTAGGGCATGTCGCAACTATAAGGTAGAGGTAGACGAGGGATGGCAGTCCTCCAAGAATAGTAATCCCATCATTTTTCGTCTCCCTAACAGATAATTCCAGGCTATGCAGGCAATTGAGATCACCAATCCATTTAGGAACTCCCAAGATCTTCCAACCGCTAAGGTACATTTCCTCGATAAGGGCAGGAGGATCAGAAACTGAGCCTAAAATTTCGTCCTTATCATCATGATCGCCTACCACCAGGAGATATCTAAGGTTGCGTAGCTTACAAATAGAAGAGACCAAAGCATCAAACTTCACTGCCTTCTCCAGCAGATTGcactcatcatcaccaaggttacAAAGCTTCAGACTCCTCAGATTAGTCAGCTTACCAAGGCCCTCAAGGGCCTCCAGCGAACTCATCTCCAGTCCGAAACCATGGAGTGTGTGAAGTGATTCCATGTTCCCGATCCTTTCAGGTAACGCTATCATCGCATACCAACCCAATTTCAGATTAGACAAGCAGGGCAAGTGCTCTATGTCTGATGGGATGCTTCCATATCCTACAGCCAGCGTATCCAAATGCACAAGCCCCCGAATTTCAGTGGGAAGCTTTGCACACCAATGCTCTGAAACCTTTAAATACCTCAGTTGAAACAATTGGCTGATAGCAGTGAGGTCCAAATGTGAATCCCCAAATGAATTTGGACATTCAAAGGATAACACAcggatatactttaactgagaaagACGAGGTATGGACTTGCAATCTCCGAACCACACCAATGACCGAACTTGTGATATGCTATCTGAAGCTCTCCATGATATTGTTTTCTTTGTTATCCTATCAACCTGTGAGACCAGGGATAACCGACGGATCTTGTATGTGCAACCATGCAGTCTTGTCATGTCTTCAGAACTATATGCCAGACTATTAAAATTGTCTTCTGCACACTTGCTTAAGATCAAATCCAGCATCATATCATGTACTCTGTAACATACTTGCCCGATTCTGTCCCTTGCAGGCTGAATCAGACTTctattgactagctcattgaaataACTTATCCCAACATCCTCCAAATTTGTTCCATGTGAATTACTGACAAAGCCTTCGGCTATCCATTTTCGGACTAGATCATtcctcataatctcatagtcttctGGATACATACCAAGGTAAAGGAAACAAGTGCGGAGATGAAGAGGAAGATTCATATAGCTGAGGTTTAATATATTCCTCATCCCTTTCAGAGTGGGGTTTATGGCAAACTGGGAACCTAGAGAATTCCGTATGTTCTCCCAATCATTCTTTGATCTTTCTCGACGGGAAGCCAATAGGCTAGCTATAGTAATGATTGCAAGTGGCAATCCGCCACACTTCTTCAGAATTTCATTTGAAACTTCCTCAAAATTAGATGGACACTTGTTTTCAGACCCAAATACTCTGCTCGTGAATAACCTTCTCGAATCTTCAAAGCTGAGGGGCTTCATTTTGTAGATGTGCTCATAGTGATAAGAACATGTTGAGATTGCAACGTCTTCCACTCTTGTGGTTACTATTACTCTACTCCCGTTACCATTTTCTGGAAAGGCACATCTTATAATGTCCCATGCTTCTTCATTCCACAAGTCATCGACTATAATAAAATACCTGTTGAATATGGTGTTATAAATTGCATTAGGAGGCAAGTAAAAATATTGCAGGTTAAAGCATCGATAAAATCAAATAATCTTGGGAAAAACACGCCGCACAAATGACATTCTTATGGATAAGTTAGACATATTTGTGTGACATTCAAGCCAAAATAACAGCAACAGCTTGCGTGGCGTGTTAAAATTTGGCTTTCAAAATAGCAGGTTTTACATTTTTTTTCCGTCAAAACAGATCATTGCCAATTTTCCATAACAAGTTGTTTTGCTGCTGTATGATGACACATTCAGTACTGAGAACGGTCAACATGGTATACATTGTATTTCTTTATTTGCATATCACAGGCATATTTCTAATTTAACACCGCATGAAAATGCTACTTGGACTGTAGGTCTAATATAAACGTTTGTTGATCCAGATATCAACTCCACATATTTGTCTAATGTTACATACAAGTGACCTACTTCATCACGTTGACAGCTTTATTTATACGGAATACTCCCTCCGACCGGaattacttgtcgaagaaatggatgtatctagacgtattttagttctagatacatccattgttTCGACAGGTaagttggaacagagggagtatttactaAGAACCTACAAGTTCAGTACAGTGGCAGGCGAGCAATCCACAATTCAGACTTTGATTTTGCAAAGCTATCTGATTCAGTAATGAACAAACCAATGATCATTTGGCAGTGCGAATTTATAATTCTGCACATGAATTAAGTATCATGTTCAAAAGGGCGGGGAACTCGCAGTCAAAAATTCCCTTCTGCGTTTTAATCTGATATCATTAAAATGGAATTGATGAATTCTGCAAACTGATCTAGTTTTATTTATAAAATGCCAACGAGCTAGTGTTCTAAACTTTAGTTCCGTATAAATGACCCATCAGTTGGCTCATGATCTTGGCGGGCAACTTGACTGTAAGGCCTTCTTGCACTTCTCCCCTGGTTTTTGTATGTAAGGTACATTTCGAATTCTCAAATTCTTTGATAGAGAATTAATCTAATATTATGTGAGTTATGTTACAACAAATTGATACTGTTGGATCAGTGTTAAAACACACTTTCCAATTCTTATGATTTTGTAATGATTAGTCTTCCGTTGTAAAAAAACACGACACGACTCGAggtttacatctcggcttgttttattattctcaacctgaaatggactgggacgctttattttgAACCCCTTAACAAAAAATGGACACCATCCGCACatcggacgtgcacgtgtacagccacctggattccatggacaccacctggacaaaaggagtgcatgtgtatgaccagctggaagtggtcgcaagagtgaccagcagaggcgccctcgcggcggccggtggcggaaTGCAGTGCTGCGACGCGGTGCGCTGCTGTCAgtgacaccatgccttctcccTGCCGGATGGCTGTTGGTTTGCACCGCACAGGGAAGAGTGGCGGGCTcgcgatggagaatgacgaggaggggtgcgcccccccaaccgccgatgtcgcagGGAAAACAGCATGCCCGCTGCCCGTGGGGGAAActgcatgcccaagatccccgacgcagcggatgagatcgaggtcctttgcgcagcgaagggaAACTTGGAGGAGCGGCATCTGCAGACCAcacatctcccgcacacgccgacgcgctaggaggccgcgcagcagcctgcagcctcaccacCGCCGACACGTGGtgggtagcgatccaagacggaagcAGTGACGAAGAGGGCGGGGACTGGACTTGGTGAAGCGGGACTCCTGCCGGTGGTGGCTGCTGCAGCTGCAGCGGCTACTGCGGTGGCGCaccgggcgcggcggaggccgccaggagcggcgtctgccactgcagccagggttgggcggtggtggcgatggatggcagctgtAGCGACGGCTGCAGTGGCCCGACAAGCgcggcgaaggccgcctggtgcggcggctgccacagCAGCCACGGCGGCACGGGGGCGGCGGTGGGCGCTGGAGGCGCAGCGGGAGCCGGCGTCGGCCACTGCGGCcactgcggggcggcggcgggcggcggcggcagcgtcccAGCGAACGCCACGGAGGCCCCTGGATGCGGCGAGTACCGTGGCAGGGCCGGCGGCCCGGTGGCGATGGtcggcggcaggggcggcggcggcccgtaggggctggccaggtac is drawn from Triticum dicoccoides isolate Atlit2015 ecotype Zavitan chromosome 6B, WEW_v2.0, whole genome shotgun sequence and contains these coding sequences:
- the LOC119323876 gene encoding disease resistance protein RGA5-like codes for the protein MAMPIVSAAAGVMNPLISKLTTLMGDEYKKLKGVRKEVAFLKDELSAMNAALEKLEYMEKLEPDTKNWRDHVREMSYDMENCIDDFMQDIGGADANAGAGFVKRMSRRLKTLRVRHRIAGRIEELKALAEQANERRLRYKIDDCNTSCGSVDIDPRISVIYKDAAGLVGTDGPKKEVASLLTVTEKKLKVVSIAGFGGLGKTTLANQVYDDLEGQFDCKAFIPVSQKPDMPRLLNSLRLKLGINESSGICEVQDIIGQLREYLAKKRYFIIVDDLWNEEAWDIIRCAFPENGNGSRVIVTTRVEDVAISTCSYHYEHIYKMKPLSFEDSRRLFTSRVFGSENKCPSNFEEVSNEILKKCGGLPLAIITIASLLASRRERSKNDWENIRNSLGSQFAINPTLKGMRNILNLSYMNLPLHLRTCFLYLGMYPEDYEIMRNDLVRKWIAEGFVSNSHGTNLEDVGISYFNELVNRSLIQPARDRIGQVCYRVHDMMLDLILSKCAEDNFNSLAYSSEDMTRLHGCTYKIRRLSLVSQVDRITKKTISWRASDSISQVRSLVWFGDCKSIPRLSQLKYIRVLSFECPNSFGDSHLDLTAISQLFQLRYLKVSEHWCAKLPTEIRGLVHLDTLAVGYGSIPSDIEHLPCLSNLKLGWYAMIALPERIGNMESLHTLHGFGLEMSSLEALEGLGKLTNLRSLKLCNLGDDECNLLEKAVKFDALVSSICKLRNLRYLLVVGDHDDKDEILGSVSDPPALIEEMYLSGWKILGVPKWIGDLNCLHSLELSVRETKNDGITILGGLPSLVYLYLIVATCPKEEAVIVSKGLFPVLERLTFLSEEDVTTYLGFEAGAMSKLRELSLELRVPQWGGAAPAGMEHLLGLQQISVTLLGKPLEQVELEVRSAFTPSFRLRSSVSAPFLLSLQWVRPVSRWNRWLDPFICI